A section of the Microbacterium sp. MM2322 genome encodes:
- a CDS encoding family 78 glycoside hydrolase catalytic domain produces MNARIDTLRAEHRTGTPFVATPAPRLTWTVATDEPEWIQARAEVTDGVDTVALDSAESALVAWPFTPLQAGEHRAVRVRVQAASGTWTGWSEPSPVAAGFLAAGEWVAQPVGLADPPRDAMPTVVKTRFRLGRPVTRALLFWTALGVAEPEINGTPVSDDVLSPGWTAYRDRLVHETVDVTGLVRVGENELSATLAGAWYTEKYGFFAFADRLYGTQPSFLAQLRVTFDDGTTTTVAATGDGWDAAAQCPVVDSGIYAGEHQDLRVTVGEFRPARVGAAAKPGYENIPVPEARIAPPVRRIEALPVAATLPTPSGATILDFGQNLVGRLRLRVRGDAGTRVTIRHAEVLNEGELALRPLRNAAATATFDLSGGDDVLESRFSFYGFRYAQVTGIDIDPADVEAVVLHTDMTRTGWFEASDPLIERLHENVVWGMRGNFLSIPTDCPQRDERLGWTGDLQVFAPTASFLYDCAGFLTSWLRDLAHEQTRDGGSVPVVVPSALGGFASFGGASPAAWGDAATVVPTVLHDRFGDRAVLAAQYDSMRDWVDAVGRDAGESGLWAGRMQLGDWLDPTSPPDKPGQAQVDSDIVASAYYARSLRQVADAARLLGHDTDAAHYGALAERSRAAFVDEYVTAAGRMMSDAPTAYALALEFDLVTDGAVRTGLADRLAALVREGGYRIGTGFVGTPLVADALTRSGHLATAERLLTQTECPSWLYPVTQGATTVWERWDSLLPDGSVNPGEMTSFNHYALGAVADWLHRTVAGLAPAAPGYRRLRIAPQPLDTLSSASARHLTPYGEAAVAWHREGAEIVVRAVVPPGTRAEIAVPGAPEEVGSGRYEWRFTPAAVPPRPALDGLQASLADVIDDPRAYSAFLDAVASADPDRAEAIRAETRWGARRAVTSALMFAPPALLASVDDAIRRATASV; encoded by the coding sequence GTGAACGCCCGCATCGACACCCTTCGCGCCGAGCACCGCACCGGCACACCCTTCGTCGCGACGCCCGCGCCGCGCCTGACCTGGACCGTCGCGACCGACGAGCCGGAGTGGATCCAGGCCCGCGCCGAGGTGACCGACGGGGTCGACACGGTCGCTCTCGACAGCGCCGAGAGCGCGCTCGTCGCGTGGCCGTTCACGCCGCTGCAGGCGGGTGAGCATCGCGCCGTCCGCGTGCGGGTGCAGGCGGCATCCGGCACCTGGACCGGGTGGTCGGAGCCGTCGCCGGTCGCGGCAGGGTTCCTCGCGGCGGGTGAATGGGTCGCTCAGCCCGTGGGTCTCGCGGACCCTCCGCGAGACGCGATGCCGACCGTCGTGAAGACGCGGTTCCGTCTCGGGCGGCCCGTGACGCGCGCGCTGCTGTTCTGGACGGCCCTCGGTGTCGCCGAGCCCGAGATCAACGGCACTCCCGTCTCGGATGACGTCCTCTCGCCGGGGTGGACCGCTTACCGGGACCGCCTCGTCCACGAGACCGTCGACGTCACCGGTCTCGTCCGCGTGGGCGAGAACGAGCTGTCGGCGACTCTCGCCGGCGCCTGGTACACCGAGAAGTACGGCTTCTTCGCGTTCGCCGACCGCCTCTACGGCACGCAGCCGTCGTTCCTCGCCCAGCTGCGGGTGACCTTCGACGACGGCACCACGACGACGGTCGCTGCAACCGGAGACGGGTGGGATGCCGCGGCCCAGTGCCCCGTCGTCGACAGCGGCATCTACGCCGGTGAGCACCAGGACCTGCGCGTCACGGTCGGCGAGTTCCGGCCCGCTCGGGTGGGCGCTGCCGCGAAGCCCGGGTACGAGAACATCCCCGTGCCCGAAGCCCGCATCGCCCCGCCCGTGCGGCGGATCGAGGCGCTTCCCGTCGCGGCGACGCTCCCCACACCGTCCGGCGCCACGATCCTCGACTTCGGGCAGAATCTCGTCGGTCGACTTCGCCTGCGGGTCCGGGGCGACGCCGGTACCCGCGTGACAATCCGTCACGCGGAGGTCCTCAACGAGGGTGAACTCGCGCTGCGCCCTCTCCGGAACGCCGCGGCGACGGCGACGTTCGACCTCTCCGGCGGTGACGACGTCCTCGAGTCCCGCTTCAGCTTCTACGGCTTCCGCTACGCCCAGGTCACCGGGATCGACATCGATCCGGCCGACGTCGAGGCGGTCGTCCTCCACACCGACATGACGCGGACCGGGTGGTTCGAGGCATCCGACCCGCTCATCGAACGCCTGCACGAGAACGTCGTCTGGGGCATGCGCGGGAACTTCCTGTCGATCCCCACCGACTGCCCGCAGCGCGACGAGCGGCTCGGGTGGACGGGCGACCTGCAGGTGTTCGCCCCGACCGCGTCGTTCCTCTACGACTGCGCGGGGTTCCTCACGTCGTGGCTCCGCGATCTCGCCCACGAGCAGACGCGCGACGGCGGATCGGTGCCGGTCGTGGTGCCGTCCGCCCTCGGCGGGTTCGCCTCGTTCGGCGGGGCGTCACCGGCCGCGTGGGGTGACGCCGCCACCGTCGTCCCCACCGTCCTCCACGACCGCTTCGGCGACCGAGCGGTCCTCGCCGCGCAGTACGACAGCATGCGCGACTGGGTGGATGCCGTCGGTCGCGACGCGGGCGAGAGCGGCTTATGGGCCGGCCGGATGCAGCTGGGCGACTGGCTCGATCCGACGTCGCCGCCCGACAAGCCGGGCCAGGCGCAGGTCGACAGCGACATCGTCGCCTCGGCGTACTACGCGCGGTCCCTGCGCCAGGTCGCCGATGCCGCCCGCCTCCTCGGACACGACACGGATGCCGCTCATTACGGTGCCCTCGCGGAGCGGAGCCGCGCGGCGTTCGTCGACGAGTACGTGACCGCCGCGGGGCGCATGATGAGCGACGCTCCGACCGCGTATGCCCTCGCCCTCGAGTTCGACCTCGTCACCGACGGTGCCGTCCGGACCGGGCTCGCGGACCGCCTCGCGGCGCTCGTCCGCGAGGGCGGCTACCGCATCGGAACCGGCTTCGTCGGGACCCCCCTCGTCGCCGATGCGCTCACCCGCAGCGGGCACCTCGCCACGGCCGAGCGGCTGCTCACGCAAACCGAATGCCCCTCGTGGCTGTACCCCGTGACGCAGGGCGCGACGACGGTGTGGGAGCGCTGGGACTCGCTCCTGCCGGACGGCTCGGTCAACCCGGGTGAGATGACGTCCTTCAATCACTATGCGCTCGGCGCCGTCGCGGATTGGCTGCACCGGACCGTCGCCGGCCTCGCGCCCGCGGCACCCGGGTACCGGCGTCTCCGCATCGCGCCCCAGCCGCTCGACACCCTGTCGTCGGCGTCGGCGCGCCATCTGACCCCCTACGGCGAGGCCGCTGTGGCATGGCATCGGGAGGGAGCCGAGATCGTGGTGCGAGCTGTCGTGCCGCCCGGCACCCGTGCCGAGATCGCTGTTCCGGGTGCACCCGAGGAGGTCGGATCCGGCCGCTACGAGTGGCGCTTCACGCCCGCCGCTGTCCCCCCGCGTCCTGCGCTCGATGGCCTGCAGGCGTCGCTCGCCGACGTGATCGACGACCCGCGCGCGTACTCCGCCTTCCTCGATGCCGTGGCGTCGGCGGATCCCGACCGCGCGGAGGCGATTCGCGCCGAGACGCGCTGGGGAGCGCGCCGAGCCGTCACGAGCGCGCTCATGTTCGCGCCGCCCGCGCTGCTCGCGTCGGTGGACGACGCGATCCGGCGCGCGACGGCATCCGTCTGA
- a CDS encoding DUF5605 domain-containing protein, translated as MFDRASTFGDAIDDPEARAILERYLPGVAASPMATQFRSGRLGQLVAIVPALEDLEERERFFAALAEVGSGAGRAPYSPAIAADPGYEGDDVPRASAVVTLPAPSPQWDPLEVRFAGPAHGNPFVDVELDAVFRRGGREVRVGGFYDGDGVYVVRALADEPGTWTFETRSTARSLDGLTGSVEVVEAREGSRGPVRVDGLHFRHADGTRHRPVGTTAYAWTHQPEELQQKTLATLADAPFAKLRMCVFPKSYLYNANEPADFPFVGSLADGFDLTRFDPAHFRRLEQGIAELAALGIQADLILFHAYDRWGFADLGPAVDERYLRYVVRRLAGFANVWWSMANEYDLMWSKDLDDWERLAAVVGEEDAFGHLNSIHNCRPFYDYAKPWITHVSVQRVDVYRTAENTDQWREQWGKPVVIDECAYEGDIDQGWGNITGEEMVRRFWEGAVRGGYVGHGETYYPPALDGAASVGDDDEVLWWAKGGALHGTSPARIAFLERLQSEAPGGVWDPLPSDWDVPWGGVAGQQKIAYFGFNRPRFRNVILDEGDWRVEVIDTWGMTVDELPGTYRGQVRVELPGRQFMAIRVTRVE; from the coding sequence GTGTTCGACCGTGCCAGTACGTTCGGTGATGCCATCGACGACCCCGAAGCCCGCGCGATCCTGGAGCGGTACCTGCCCGGGGTGGCAGCCTCGCCCATGGCGACGCAATTCCGGAGCGGTCGCCTCGGTCAGCTGGTCGCGATCGTGCCCGCCCTCGAGGACCTCGAGGAGCGCGAGCGCTTCTTCGCGGCGCTCGCCGAGGTCGGGTCGGGGGCCGGACGCGCACCGTATTCCCCCGCGATCGCCGCCGACCCCGGTTACGAGGGCGACGACGTGCCGCGAGCCTCGGCCGTCGTAACACTGCCGGCACCGTCGCCGCAGTGGGATCCGCTCGAGGTGCGCTTCGCCGGCCCCGCGCACGGCAACCCGTTCGTCGACGTCGAACTCGACGCCGTGTTCCGCCGCGGCGGCCGGGAAGTGCGCGTCGGCGGGTTCTACGACGGCGACGGTGTCTACGTCGTTCGGGCGCTCGCCGATGAGCCCGGCACGTGGACCTTCGAGACCCGGTCGACCGCGCGCTCGCTCGACGGCCTGACCGGCTCGGTCGAGGTCGTCGAGGCGCGCGAGGGCTCGCGCGGCCCGGTGCGCGTCGACGGGCTGCACTTCCGGCACGCCGACGGCACGCGGCATCGCCCGGTCGGAACGACCGCTTACGCCTGGACGCACCAGCCCGAGGAACTGCAGCAGAAGACGCTCGCGACCCTCGCCGACGCCCCGTTCGCGAAGCTCCGGATGTGCGTGTTCCCGAAGTCGTACCTCTACAACGCGAACGAGCCGGCCGACTTCCCGTTCGTCGGCAGCCTCGCCGACGGCTTCGACCTCACCCGCTTCGACCCCGCGCACTTCCGCCGCCTGGAGCAGGGCATCGCGGAGTTGGCGGCCCTCGGCATCCAGGCAGACCTCATCCTCTTCCACGCGTACGACCGGTGGGGGTTCGCCGATCTCGGTCCCGCCGTCGACGAGCGCTACCTGCGGTACGTGGTGCGGCGGCTCGCGGGGTTCGCGAACGTGTGGTGGTCGATGGCGAACGAGTACGACCTGATGTGGTCGAAGGACCTCGACGACTGGGAGCGCCTCGCCGCGGTCGTGGGAGAAGAGGATGCCTTCGGTCACCTCAACTCGATCCACAACTGCCGGCCCTTCTATGACTACGCGAAGCCGTGGATCACGCACGTCAGCGTGCAGCGGGTCGACGTGTACCGCACGGCCGAGAACACCGACCAGTGGCGCGAGCAGTGGGGCAAGCCAGTCGTCATCGACGAGTGCGCGTACGAGGGCGACATCGACCAGGGCTGGGGCAACATCACCGGCGAGGAGATGGTGCGCCGGTTCTGGGAGGGTGCCGTCCGCGGCGGGTACGTCGGCCACGGCGAGACCTACTACCCGCCCGCGCTCGACGGTGCGGCATCCGTCGGCGATGACGACGAAGTGCTCTGGTGGGCGAAGGGCGGCGCACTGCACGGCACCTCACCCGCACGGATCGCCTTTCTCGAACGACTGCAGTCCGAGGCGCCCGGCGGGGTCTGGGACCCGCTGCCGAGCGACTGGGACGTGCCGTGGGGTGGCGTCGCCGGGCAGCAGAAGATCGCGTACTTCGGATTCAACCGGCCGCGGTTCCGCAATGTCATCCTCGACGAGGGCGACTGGCGCGTCGAGGTCATCGACACCTGGGGGATGACGGTCGACGAACTGCCCGGGACGTATCGCGGTCAGGTGCGCGTCGAACTGCCGGGACGGCAGTTCATGGCGATCCGGGTGACGCGGGTGGAGTGA
- a CDS encoding helix-turn-helix domain-containing protein: MRERRVSAQGRESRELILDTALEVIGRRGYGATSLRDIAAEVGMTQAGMLHHFGTKENLLVEVLRRRDAATREALADQAGGEPPSVRVARRNAESPALVHLYTNLLVAASDSEHPARAFFEERQESVHAVVAADIRARQEAGGMPAGVDADMAATVLLALSDGLQLQQSVDPSIDIAEVLAWVWERLAVQD; encoded by the coding sequence ATGCGTGAGCGCCGTGTTTCGGCGCAGGGCCGGGAGAGCCGCGAGCTGATCCTCGACACCGCGCTCGAGGTCATCGGTCGTCGCGGGTACGGGGCGACCTCGCTGCGCGACATCGCTGCCGAGGTCGGGATGACGCAGGCCGGCATGCTGCACCATTTCGGCACGAAGGAGAACCTGCTCGTCGAGGTGCTGCGCCGACGGGATGCCGCGACCCGGGAGGCCCTCGCCGACCAGGCCGGTGGCGAACCGCCGTCGGTGCGCGTCGCGCGGCGCAATGCCGAGTCGCCCGCGCTGGTGCACCTGTACACGAACCTGCTGGTCGCGGCATCCGATTCGGAGCATCCCGCTCGAGCATTCTTCGAGGAGCGGCAGGAGAGTGTGCACGCCGTCGTCGCGGCGGATATCCGCGCGCGGCAGGAGGCGGGCGGGATGCCGGCGGGAGTGGATGCCGACATGGCGGCGACGGTGCTGCTCGCCCTCTCGGACGGGCTGCAGCTGCAGCAGAGCGTCGACCCGTCGATCGACATCGCCGAGGTGCTCGCGTGGGTGTGGGAGCGGCTGGCCGTGCAGGACTGA
- a CDS encoding glycoside hydrolase family 3 N-terminal domain-containing protein — protein sequence MTASLSTAPDGTRYRDLNRNGVMDPYEDPRLPIAERVADLVSRLSLEEKAGLMIQTIVSTTTDGEVDGPAFMPGRTTAREFVEGSHITHLNIHQIPDPRAMARWVNALQRVAAASGHGIPVTISTDPRHSFTENWGASFTAGHLSAWPEPLGLGAIADPGVVREFADIARREYTAVGIRSALHPTLDVATEPRWARQYSTFGQDADLVGRLGVAYLDGFEGDRLTSASVACMAKHFPGGGPEKDGEDPHFPYGTDQVYPGGMFEYHLEPFRRVIERGVSAIMPSYGVPRGLVLDGERVEEVGFGFNHQIITGLLREKLGFDGVVCTDWGLVTESRMMGKVLPPRSWGVEHLSEIERFRKALDAGCDQFGGEDDPALLIELVRSGAVPESRLDVSVARLLRVKFELGLFDDPFVDEDAAAEVVGSAEFRAIGTQAQSRSTVILPGGSGDAASVLPLRPGTAVHAPDISDEALREAGLEPVAEPADADVAILRLAPPFEPRDHFMLESSFHAGSLAFDDEVVATVAEVAAAAPTVVTVHLERPLLLAPLLPHAHAVVATFGASEGAILDALTGRVPAEGRLPFEIPRSTEAVLAGHSDVPGGTADPVFEGGRATLEVRADA from the coding sequence ATGACCGCATCCCTTTCCACCGCGCCCGACGGGACGCGTTACCGCGACCTCAACCGCAACGGCGTCATGGATCCGTACGAGGACCCGCGCCTGCCGATCGCCGAGCGCGTCGCCGACCTCGTCTCGCGCCTCTCGCTGGAGGAGAAGGCCGGGCTCATGATCCAGACGATCGTGTCGACGACCACCGACGGCGAGGTCGACGGGCCGGCGTTCATGCCCGGGCGCACGACGGCCCGCGAGTTCGTCGAGGGCTCGCACATCACGCACCTGAACATCCACCAGATCCCCGACCCGCGCGCCATGGCGCGGTGGGTGAACGCGCTGCAGCGGGTGGCTGCGGCGTCGGGCCACGGCATCCCGGTCACGATCTCCACCGACCCCCGCCACTCGTTCACCGAGAACTGGGGCGCCTCGTTCACCGCCGGTCACCTCTCCGCGTGGCCCGAGCCCCTCGGGCTCGGCGCGATCGCCGACCCGGGCGTCGTGCGCGAGTTCGCCGACATCGCGCGTCGCGAGTACACGGCCGTCGGCATCCGCTCGGCCCTGCACCCGACGCTCGACGTCGCGACGGAGCCGAGGTGGGCCCGGCAGTACAGCACGTTCGGGCAGGATGCCGACCTCGTCGGACGTCTCGGTGTCGCCTACCTCGACGGGTTCGAGGGCGACCGGCTGACGTCCGCGAGCGTTGCCTGCATGGCGAAGCACTTCCCCGGCGGCGGGCCGGAGAAGGATGGCGAGGACCCGCACTTCCCCTACGGCACCGACCAGGTGTACCCGGGCGGCATGTTCGAATACCACCTCGAGCCGTTCCGCCGGGTGATCGAGCGCGGGGTCTCGGCGATCATGCCCTCGTACGGCGTGCCGCGCGGGCTTGTCCTCGACGGCGAGCGGGTCGAGGAGGTCGGCTTCGGCTTCAACCACCAGATCATCACGGGGCTGCTGCGCGAGAAGCTCGGCTTCGACGGCGTCGTCTGCACCGACTGGGGACTCGTCACCGAATCGCGGATGATGGGCAAAGTCCTGCCGCCGCGGTCGTGGGGCGTCGAGCACCTCAGCGAGATCGAGCGGTTCCGAAAGGCCCTCGACGCCGGCTGCGACCAGTTCGGCGGCGAGGACGACCCGGCGCTCCTCATCGAGCTCGTGCGCTCGGGTGCCGTGCCCGAGTCGCGCCTCGACGTCTCGGTCGCGCGCCTGCTGCGCGTGAAGTTCGAGCTCGGACTGTTCGACGATCCGTTCGTCGACGAGGATGCCGCGGCCGAGGTCGTCGGCAGCGCCGAGTTCCGCGCAATCGGCACGCAGGCCCAATCGCGGTCGACGGTGATCCTTCCGGGTGGGTCCGGGGATGCGGCATCCGTTCTGCCCCTGCGGCCCGGCACGGCGGTGCACGCCCCGGACATCTCGGACGAGGCGCTGCGCGAGGCAGGACTCGAGCCCGTCGCGGAGCCGGCGGACGCCGACGTGGCGATCCTGCGGCTCGCGCCGCCGTTCGAGCCGCGCGATCACTTCATGCTCGAGTCGAGCTTCCACGCGGGGTCGCTCGCGTTCGACGACGAGGTCGTGGCGACCGTCGCCGAGGTCGCCGCCGCGGCGCCGACCGTCGTCACCGTGCACCTCGAGCGTCCGCTGCTGCTCGCACCGCTGCTGCCGCATGCGCACGCTGTCGTCGCGACGTTCGGCGCGTCGGAGGGGGCGATCCTCGACGCGCTTACCGGACGCGTGCCCGCCGAGGGGCGCCTGCCGTTCGAGATCCCGCGCAGTACGGAGGCCGTTCTCGCTGGTCACTCCGACGTCCCCGGCGGAACCGCGGACCCGGTCTTCGAGGGCGGGCGGGCGACGCTCGAGGTTCGCGCAGATGCGTGA
- a CDS encoding response regulator transcription factor, with the protein MTAGRSPIRVLIADDNRSVRKGLRLQLEAAGGIRVVGEVANGLDAVRVAQAEALDVVLMDMQMPGLNGADATRQLLAEEGDQPAVIVMTSFAVDAYITDAIDAGAVGYLLKSYDSDKVVSAVEAAARGEAIVSTRAIAPVLREFVRRRGPDPDIERLASLSPAERRVVSMLASGVTANEAIASSLHLSVHTVRTQLQSALRKVGVADRTQLALWGARNRLDGEGARAFD; encoded by the coding sequence ATGACGGCCGGTCGTTCGCCGATTCGGGTTCTCATCGCCGACGACAATCGGTCGGTCCGCAAGGGCCTCCGGCTCCAGCTCGAGGCCGCGGGCGGCATCCGTGTCGTCGGCGAGGTCGCCAACGGCCTCGATGCCGTGCGCGTGGCACAGGCCGAGGCACTGGACGTCGTGTTGATGGACATGCAGATGCCGGGCCTGAACGGCGCGGATGCCACGCGGCAGCTGCTCGCCGAGGAGGGCGACCAGCCGGCGGTCATCGTCATGACGAGCTTCGCGGTGGACGCCTACATCACCGATGCGATCGACGCGGGTGCGGTTGGGTACCTGCTGAAGAGCTATGACTCGGACAAGGTGGTCAGCGCCGTCGAAGCCGCAGCTCGCGGGGAGGCGATCGTGTCCACGCGTGCCATCGCGCCGGTGCTGCGAGAGTTCGTCCGTCGCCGCGGCCCGGATCCCGACATCGAGCGTCTGGCGTCGTTGAGCCCTGCGGAGAGGCGCGTCGTGTCGATGCTCGCCTCAGGGGTCACCGCCAACGAGGCGATCGCGTCGTCCCTGCACCTGTCGGTTCACACGGTGCGGACGCAGCTGCAGTCCGCACTCCGCAAGGTCGGTGTCGCGGACCGCACGCAACTCGCCCTGTGGGGTGCGCGCAACCGGCTCGACGGGGAGGGTGCTCGCGCGTTCGACTGA
- a CDS encoding histidine kinase, with protein sequence MTSAQLASPAAPPSPPLALRGSSRASWFFVVTVFLTTVVQALVSPTWGLLEGAGEWPLPVSVAGTYALLIGGCAAQAGALLLSQRMPRVTLTAVVVIHLALAVGLAVPTWVAGMSLVISVALFLAAAGMAVAEAVAWCVGTIVAESAVLLCWVLGTGESLGVSIGWLAAQITSMAAPAVGGTALGLWWSAKVRRMRLAREAAERATREHDERVADAQRRERARIAQELHDIAGQHLAGLITLADAALKVAPTRADQALELLQDVRDEGRFAAAGLAGALADLRAGDVVPSDTTRDLRQLDELVAFWRARGAIVALEVTGRLDSLPAVVSATAFRCIQEALTNAAKHAPGAPVDLRVSRTPDRIRVVVANSAAVPIGDLSGIGLGWGLSGIRERVEILGGSLSAGQDAGGGWTLDVSIPVSSSEAERG encoded by the coding sequence ATGACCTCAGCGCAGCTCGCCTCTCCCGCAGCGCCGCCGAGCCCGCCCCTCGCCCTGCGCGGCTCGTCGCGGGCATCCTGGTTCTTCGTGGTCACGGTTTTCCTGACGACGGTGGTCCAGGCTCTCGTCTCGCCCACGTGGGGACTTCTCGAGGGCGCGGGCGAGTGGCCCCTGCCTGTTTCGGTCGCCGGGACGTATGCGCTCCTCATCGGCGGATGCGCCGCTCAGGCAGGTGCCCTCCTTCTCTCCCAGCGGATGCCGCGGGTCACGCTCACGGCGGTCGTGGTGATCCATCTCGCACTGGCGGTGGGGCTCGCCGTGCCGACGTGGGTGGCGGGCATGTCGCTGGTCATCTCCGTCGCGCTGTTCCTCGCGGCGGCCGGTATGGCCGTCGCCGAGGCGGTCGCATGGTGCGTCGGCACGATCGTCGCCGAGTCGGCTGTGCTGCTCTGCTGGGTTCTGGGGACGGGCGAGAGCCTCGGCGTCAGCATCGGGTGGCTCGCGGCCCAGATCACGTCGATGGCGGCTCCCGCCGTGGGTGGCACCGCGCTCGGGCTGTGGTGGTCGGCGAAAGTGAGGCGGATGCGGCTCGCACGCGAAGCCGCCGAGCGTGCGACGCGTGAGCACGACGAGCGGGTGGCGGATGCCCAGCGTCGGGAGCGCGCTCGCATCGCTCAGGAGCTCCACGACATCGCCGGGCAGCACCTCGCGGGCCTCATCACCCTCGCCGACGCGGCTCTCAAGGTCGCCCCGACGCGGGCGGACCAGGCCCTGGAGCTGCTTCAGGACGTGCGCGACGAGGGGCGCTTCGCCGCCGCCGGGCTCGCGGGCGCGCTGGCCGATCTCCGGGCGGGCGATGTCGTCCCGTCCGACACGACGCGGGACCTGCGCCAGCTCGACGAACTCGTCGCGTTCTGGCGGGCGCGCGGAGCCATCGTTGCGCTCGAGGTGACCGGGCGCCTCGATTCGCTTCCCGCGGTGGTGTCGGCGACGGCGTTCCGCTGCATCCAAGAGGCCCTGACGAATGCAGCCAAGCACGCTCCCGGCGCGCCCGTGGATCTTCGCGTCTCACGAACGCCGGACCGTATCCGCGTCGTCGTCGCGAACTCCGCGGCGGTGCCGATCGGCGACCTCTCGGGGATCGGGCTCGGGTGGGGGCTCAGCGGCATCCGGGAGCGCGTCGAGATCCTGGGCGGGTCCCTTTCCGCGGGTCAGGATGCCGGCGGGGGCTGGACGCTCGACGTCTCGATCCCTGTCTCCTCGAGCGAAGCGGAGCGGGGATGA
- a CDS encoding transglutaminase family protein, with protein sequence MKRLRIEHTTGFDYPGEVGASYNEARMLPTTSDSQFVLSSQLDIDPSTNVNYYVDYFGTRVAAFDVLAKHSALAITARSLVEVRARPLTHPDTSWEALARDAQRSIGTVEMLSQTLRTAPHPEVADLAAGIAAQHENPSHAALAITMAVGEAVEYVPGATEVQSTGAEAWVERKGVCQDMAHIALGALRSVGIPARYVSGYLHPNPTAEVGVPVVGESHAWIEWYAGSWHGYDPTNDAEIGDRHVTVGRGRDYNDVPPLRGVYAGPFKSRLDVKVLITREA encoded by the coding sequence ATGAAGCGGCTGCGCATCGAGCACACGACGGGCTTCGACTACCCGGGCGAGGTGGGTGCGTCGTACAACGAGGCACGGATGCTGCCGACGACGAGCGACAGCCAGTTCGTCCTCAGCTCGCAGCTCGACATCGACCCGTCGACGAACGTGAACTACTACGTCGACTACTTCGGCACGCGGGTGGCCGCGTTCGACGTGCTCGCGAAGCACTCGGCGCTCGCGATCACGGCGCGCTCGCTCGTCGAGGTGCGGGCGCGGCCGCTCACCCACCCCGACACCTCGTGGGAGGCGCTGGCCCGCGACGCGCAGCGCTCGATCGGAACGGTCGAGATGCTGTCGCAGACGCTCCGCACCGCCCCGCATCCCGAGGTCGCGGATCTCGCCGCCGGGATCGCGGCGCAGCACGAGAACCCCTCGCACGCGGCGCTCGCGATCACGATGGCGGTCGGCGAGGCGGTCGAGTACGTGCCGGGGGCGACCGAGGTGCAGTCCACCGGCGCCGAGGCGTGGGTCGAGCGCAAGGGCGTCTGCCAGGACATGGCGCACATCGCGCTCGGCGCGCTGCGCTCCGTCGGTATCCCGGCGCGCTACGTCTCGGGCTATCTGCACCCGAATCCGACGGCAGAGGTCGGCGTGCCGGTCGTCGGTGAGTCGCACGCGTGGATCGAGTGGTACGCCGGGTCGTGGCACGGCTACGACCCGACGAACGACGCGGAGATCGGCGACCGCCATGTGACGGTCGGCCGAGGCCGCGATTACAACGACGTGCCGCCCCTCCGCGGCGTCTACGCGGGCCCGTTCAAGAGCCGGCTCGACGTGAAGGTGCTCATCACGCGCGAGGCGTGA